CAAAAAGGACGGAAGACCCGTGGTGCCACCTTCATTAGCCAAAAATCGACTCACTTTACCGATATCGAAGCAACGACATGCTTGAATATCTGCCTCTTTTAACGATGAGGATTTCGCCAAAGCCTACTGACCCTATAGGAGGTTCGGTTTGGAGGCTCCGAAGTCCATTCACTCATACGTCTACACTGATTTGCACCATCCATCAGCTCTCTAGAGAATCCGTAAAAGTTACTACTCTTCATCAATGCCCTTCGTATTGATTTTTATATTAACCATTTTCAAACCTAATGTCAACATTAATTTTTAGAAAATTCAATTTTAAAAAACATAATGTTATTCCATTTAAAGGATTACTATTTGGTAGTTATTTTGAAATGAAGATGTCAATATTAACATTAGCACATCATGATGAAGGCGGGATAGAAGAAAAATGGATCACATTGAACAATTATGCCCAAGTTCAGAGGCTGTGAGAAATAAATCCTCCTCAGCTGGAAAAAAGAAAAAATCAGATGAAGTATCCAAACAAAAGTGGGCAATACTCTCACTTTCATCCATTCCGCTAGTAATGACATTAGGGAATTCTATGTTAATACCTGTGCTGCCCTCAATGGAAAAAAAATTATCGATTTCCTCGTTCCAAACGAGTATGGTTATTACTGTATATTCGATTGTTGCCATTTTCTTGATACCGGTCGCAGGCTACCTTTCTGATCATATTGGCAGAAAAAAGGTAATCATTCCAAGTCTCATCATAGCTGGACTGGGAGGCTTACTATCTGGATGGGCTGCATGGAAACTGGACAATGCCTATTGGTTGATATTAGTGGGTCGGGCCCTTCAAGGGGTGGGAGCGGCAGGTGCTGCCCCGATTGTACTTCCTTTAGTTGGCGACATGTTCAAAAATGACGATGATGTCAGCAGCTGTTTAGGTTTAATTGAAACATCTAATACTTTTGGAAAGGTTCTTAGCCCTATATTGGGAGCTGTATTAGCAGGAGTTATCTGGTTTTTACCTTTCTTTTCATTTCCAGTGTTTTGTTTCATATCGGTTATATTGGTAATGCTATTAGTTAAGTGCCCGGAGCCATCAAAACCAATTCCCTTTAAACAATTTTTTATCAATGTAAGAAAAACCTTTACAGAGAAAGGTAAATGGTTAAACGCTATCTTTTTTATTGGTGGAATCCTTATGTTAGTGCTTTTTGGTATATTATTTTACCTATCTGAAATCTTTGAAACGAAATATGGTATTAAGGATATTAAGAAAGGATTATTTTTGGCTTTACCACTTGGGGCACTTTGTTTATCCTCCTTTATTGCAGGCAAGGTAATCAAAAAAAATAAAGTCCTCATGAAATGGCTCACCTTCGGAGGGATTGTTGCAGCAGCTTTATCCATTTTGGCCTTATGGTTCTCGATTAAGCTCTGGTTTATGATTAGCATGTTTTTAATAGCAGGTGTCGGAATCGGTATCGGACTTCCGTGTTTGGATGCCTTAATTACTGAAGGAATTGAGAAGGAAGAGCGAGGAACGATCTCCTCCATTTACAGCTCGATGAGATTTATCGGAGTAGCAGCCGGCCCTCCGATTATTGCTGTGTTAATGAAAGGTGCTACTTACTGGATATTCATTACACTAAGCGGACTCAGTATTATTGCGGCAATTGTTGCATTAATCGCTATAAAGCCAGGAACGAAAAGTCAAAACTAAAAATAGCGCTGGGGCTTCCCCAGCGCTTATCATATTTCATTTTTTTATGTCTGAGGCTTCTCTTTCTTAGCCTTTTTGTTTTGAGGAGTCATTTCATTGGCAAACTCTGAGTTCGTTAAACTCTTTGCTGTTTGAAGACCAGATTTTGTCTTGATATTCCGTTTTGTCACACTCTCACCACCCATGTTAATATGGCTTTAATTTGTCCAAATGGAGTAAAATCTATGATGGTGAGAATATGGTTTGTTCTAATAAGGACTTAACCAATCAGGGTCTCTATTCATACATACATGACATTTCTCAGTTTCCACATCAAAGGTGAAAAAGGTATGACCACAGTCCTTACACGCCTTCTGATGGATATTTTTTTGTTTTTCACTTTTCCTCTTAATTTCTTGTACAATCTCAAGCGCATTTTCCGGGCAAACATCGGTACAGGACGTACAATTCACACATTTTTCACTTTCAATCATGAGCTTACTGTCCTTAATATGAAATAGTTTTTCAGGACAAAGAGTAAAGCACGCCTGGCAGAGTGTGCATTTTTCTATGTTTAACATGACACTGTAAAATTGATAATTAGGATAATATTTTGTTATTTTCCAGTCATCCTTCTCCATCTTCCATGAAGCGGGGGCCATTTTTTTTGCAAGTTGTTTTCCTTCTTTTTGAAGTGATCCAAATAAGGCTCTTCTTGATAGCACTTCTTCCGTTACCTTTTCGACCATAATAAATGGACTTTCATCAAGCAACTGTAATTGACTATTTGACTCGAATAACACTATTTCCCAGTCTTTACTTATTGGCAGAGGAGCTTGAATCGATGTCATTCCTCTTTTTTTATAAATGAGCATTTCTTTAATTGCTGGCACATAGTTCGAATCAAAAACGAGGCTCCCTTTGTCGAATGCCCGATTATCCACAATACCCTCTATTGCAGATAACGGGCAGGCGATTATACACTCACCACACATTGTACACTTATTTGTATCGATGAAGAGTTGATTTCGCTTTACTACAATTGCTTCATGCTCACATTTTTCCAGGCAAAAACCGCAAGTTGACTTCCGGTTCCGTTCTCTAACACATTTAGAGGTTACGATTATTTCGTGATGCAGGCTCTCTATCCAATTTACGAGGATTGACATCTTTTCACCAACTCATTAATTAAAGTCTTTATACAAGCTTAGCGTCACGATGAGGCGTAATGACAATGTTTGGTTTCGTAATGGAAGGACTTGGCATCCCTTTAATTTGTCTAATTTTACCGTATTTTTTTCTCAGTTCTTCTATCGGTCCAAATTCAATTGCTCCTAATGGACATGTCGCGACACAAACTGGATCTTCCCCTTTTTCCTGGAGATCGATACAAAAATTACATTTGTTTGATTTAAACGTCTCTTTGTTATACTGTGGTCCACCATATGGACAAGCACTTACACATAACTGTGCTCCTGCACAAATTTCCTGATCTATTGTAACAACTCCATCCTCGTCCCGTTTTACTACCGCACCAGTAGGACAGTTTTTGAGGCACGCTGGCTGTTCACAATGGTTACAAGCAATCGAGAAATAGTACGACGTCACATTATGAACAATTCCGCCATTAGGCTCCTGAATATAAGCGCCTTCTTCTTTTGTGTAAACCCTGCGGAAGTTTATCCCTACTTTCGTATTATTTTTATCTTTACAAGCCACACTGCAAGCTTTACAGCCTTGGCAGATACTTTGATTGATATAAAACCCTATTTGTTCCAAAAAAGTCACTCCTTACGCTTTTTTCACTTCAACAAGATTTGTTAATTGAGGATTTGATTTTGCTAGTGGTGTCGGCCGCTGTGAGGTCAACACATTAACTGAACCCCTTTGGTCCGTACCAGCTTTGTCAGGTGTATACCAGGCACCTTGAGGAATACCAGCGACACCAGGAGTAATACGCGTCGTTACCTTCACATCAATCATCAAGATGCCACGGTCATTAAATACTTGAACTTTATCACCATCTTTGATTCCACGCTTCTCGGCATCTTTAGGATTCAACCACATTTCCTGCTTTGCCGCTTCCTCCAGCCAAGGCATATTATCATAGGTGGAGTGACATCTACGCTTATAATGCCAACTGATAAGCTGTAAGGGATACTTTTCAATTAATGGATCTTCCGGACCTTCCCATGAGGAAATATATTTAGCTAAAGCTGGTATTTCTTCATGCTGTTTCATATCCCAAAGAGTTTTAGAGAATAGTTCAATTTTTCCCGATGGTGTCTCAAAAGGGTTATTCTCGATGTCATCAATCTGTGCTTTGAAGCCCACGAGCGGTTCATCAAATTTAAAATGATGGACACCTTTTTCGCGGAATTCTTCAAATGTCGGAAAGTTTGGATCGAGCTCTTCACGTGTTCGTTTAATACTTTCTTTTACTAAATCAAGAATCGTCATGCCCTCAGTAAATTGTTCCTTTACTCCTAACTTATCTGCCACCTCAGTAAACACATCATATTCATTTCGACATTCATAAAGAGGTTCAATTGTTTTATCACCAAAAACGACGTAATCTCCAAAGCACCACGGGACTCCTATATCATATCTTTCAAAAAAGGTTGTTCCTGGCAAAACAATATCTGCATATCGAGCACTTGGAGTCATAAATAGATCACTGACACAGATGAATTCCACTTTACTTTCATCTTCTAAAAGACTTGTTGTTTTATTGATATCAGCATGCTGATTAACGAGCATATTCCCAGCCATATTAAAAATTAATTTAATATTCGTTGTTAATTTATCTGTTCCTTGAAGACCATCTGCTGCAGTCATCTCGGTACCTTGTTCGATTGCCTTTGTCCAGAGAAAGCAAGGAATCGAAGCCTTTACTGGATTTTCCACTTTAAAAGGATAAGCAATATCCGCCCGGCTCCAGTAACCTGTTCCTGCTGCCCATCCGCCCAGCTTCCCAACATTTCCTGTTAGACAGGCTAATTGAGCTCCTCCCCGCATAAATTGTTCACCGTACGCCTGCCGTTGTGCTGCCCAGCCTTGTATAAGAGCTGCAGGTTTTATCGTGGCATAATTTCTAGCAACTTCACGAATTTTTTCTGATGGCACTCCACAGATCTTTTCTGCCCATTCAGGTGTTTTCGGTACTCCATCCTTTTCACCCAAAAGGTAACTTTTTAGTGACTCTTCTTTACTTATACCTTCTGGCATATGGTCGCCATCAAACCCAACACAGTACTTATCGAGAAAGGCTTGATCATGTAATTTCTCCGTTACAATGACATATCCCATAGCATCCATCATTGCATTATCTGTTGTTGGCTTAATTGGTATCCACTCATCTGCAAATGCAATAGCTGTATCTGTATAACGTGGGTCTATCAGAATAATTTTTGCTCCATTTTTCTTTGCTCCCATTAGATACTCCCTATACGGAGTCGAGAAAATCATTTCAGATGGATTTTGCCCCCAAAGGATAATGTATTTTGAATGTAAAAGGGAATCAAAGCTGCTGCCTGAATTGTTCGTACCATACGTATATGGGGTCGCCACATTTCCTGCCCCTGAACTATAATCATTCCGATAATTTAAGTAACCGCCTGTTAGTGCTAATACTTTTCTAGCAGAGTTTCTCCCGCTATGAAGCCCCCAGCTTTGTCCAGAGGCGTAGTTAACATACCTTGACTCCGGACCATATGTATCTCCAATTCGTTTTATCTCAGAAGCAATCGTTTCAATCGCTTCCTTCCAAGAAATTCGTTCGAACTTTCCTTCACCACGCTTGCCGACACGTTTCATTGGGTACTTAAGACGATCTGGATGATACAATAAATTTCGATAGTTTCTTCCACGAACACAGGCTCTTAGTGGCGGAATGGAAGGATCTCCGCTTTCCTGAGTGTCTGTTGCTACTCGTACTACCACTCCATCTTTTACATATGCTTTTATGACACAGCGGCCTCCACAGTTATTGATACTACAAGTGGAAACCACCTTATCCCAATCACTTGCACTTGCTACTTTTTCTTCCGTTTGCTGATCAATCAATAATTTTGTTCCAACGCCTCCGGCAATTACAGGAACACCGAATGCGCCCGACCACTTCAAAAATGTCCTACGCTGCATTTTATTAGCCAATAAATTCTTAACAGGACTGTCTTTAGACATTAATATATGCCTCCTTTTTCTCTTATTGTGAAATCATTCACAAATATATAGCACAGTTTTCGCGAAGATTCTCCTTATGACTCCTTATAGCTCAATTTTACTTTATAGTTATTAAATAAATATTAAATTTTAGATAGTTCACATTTAATTCATAAAAACCATCCATATTTTGATAACAATTTATCGTCGAATGGTGTCATTTATTTCTAGTTCCTCACGAAATATGTATATAATAAAAAGGAAAATATTTTGCAAAGGATGATTTCATTGAATATTACTGGTCATACAGTTGAGAAACTTGTAGATCCATTTGGTTTATTAAGCGGCGACCGCTATGAATTTTTTCTTGAACTGGAAATTGACGAAGAGGATGAACTCTTTTCAGATAAAGGAATTGGAATGAAGGTACTTTTAGTAGTTGATGAGAAGGGGTCAAGAATTTCTCATTATCATCTGTATGAAAGAGGAACCGAAAAGATCTTAGATTTTGCTCTTGAAGAGGATGAGGAATTATTAGTGTTTGATTATTGTAAAGAAAATATTGATACATAAGAAAAAGCAGAGGAATATTCCCCTGCTTTTTCTTATGTCTGTTACATGAAGTTTTTACTATGATTATGAATGACTTGTAGTTCTTTTGTTGATTGACTCATTTCACTTTTGCATATTGGACAGAGGGGCACTTCAGTGCTCTTAAAATTGTCACGAATCCAGCATTTACACTTTTCTGAATTACATTCCCAAATTTTAGTTTCTTCAAGCTTTACTTCTTCATCATTTCTTCTACCAAACGCCAAAATGATCACCCCTTGTACTTTTTGCAGAACTGTTTCTATAATTTTTTAGCAAACTACATCTTTATAAAGATAAAAAGGTGATGCCTTATCACTGCACCACCTTTTTATTTTTCAAATGAATTAAACAGCTTTTACGTTAGCAGCTTGTGGTCCACGAGCGCCTTCAACGATTTCGAAAGAAACTGATTGACCTTCTTCTAATGTTTTGAAACCTTCTGATTGAATTGCAGAGAAGTGTACGAATACATCTTGACCGCCATCAGCTTCGATAAATCCAAAACCTTTTTCTGCATTAAACCATTTTACTTTACCGTTATTCATGAAAAGTACCCCCAAAGATTTGCTTTCACTTTTAGTTAATAACCATTTAAAAAATATAAAAGCCGCAATGCACAACAGGGTAATAGACATCACCCACATTTCGTGCAGTTACGACTACTTAAACCAATAAATATTTACACGAACTTAAAAGCGTATCTTTATTATACCTTATATCTTTCTAAAAGTCAATAAAGTTAATAGTATAGCATACTAGCAAGCTACTATAAATAAATATTAAAAATTTATTTTTTCCCAAAATCTCCTTGTAAAAAGACTTCCATAAAGTTTGTGACAAACTTTTGAATATCAGCCTCCATACCAATATAATCTAGGGTTTCAGGGGGTTCTGGGTCTGGTTTAGGACGAAAATCAGCGATACTTTTTCCTTTTCCTTTACCAAATTCTTCTACTCTTACTCTTTTCGGAATATACCTTACAATTTCAGGATTGGTAATTGCCATTAATGGCATAACATCATGAAATGGAGCACCTTTAATACCTGGTATGTTTTTTTGATAGGCCTTGAAATAATAATCAAAGGCAGGTTTTAGTAATGGTCTAAAAGGTGTTGGGCTGTTTTCGCTAAGAAAATCGATAACATCTGGTGTAATAATAGCTTTATTCGTAACATTTAATGGATATAAATATATATTATGTGCTTTTTCCATCACTATATTTGACGCAATGGAATCGGAAAAGAAGTTGGCTTCTGCTTCTGCTGAAATATTCCCTGGAACTAAAAAGGCACCTCCCATTATATAAAAAGCAGTAACATCCTTTAAAGCATTGTTCCCATATAGGATGAACATGAGAGCTAATTCTGTCAATCTGCCAACATTGACGATAATAAGATTGCCTTTGTATTCATTAATAATTTCGAGGATTTTATTAAAGTCATGGATTTCTACTTTTTGAAGGGAATCAGGCGGCTTGATTGGGCCAAGTCCCTCCGGTCCATGAATTTCAGGATAAAACT
This Neobacillus sp. YX16 DNA region includes the following protein-coding sequences:
- a CDS encoding MFS transporter; its protein translation is MDHIEQLCPSSEAVRNKSSSAGKKKKSDEVSKQKWAILSLSSIPLVMTLGNSMLIPVLPSMEKKLSISSFQTSMVITVYSIVAIFLIPVAGYLSDHIGRKKVIIPSLIIAGLGGLLSGWAAWKLDNAYWLILVGRALQGVGAAGAAPIVLPLVGDMFKNDDDVSSCLGLIETSNTFGKVLSPILGAVLAGVIWFLPFFSFPVFCFISVILVMLLVKCPEPSKPIPFKQFFINVRKTFTEKGKWLNAIFFIGGILMLVLFGILFYLSEIFETKYGIKDIKKGLFLALPLGALCLSSFIAGKVIKKNKVLMKWLTFGGIVAAALSILALWFSIKLWFMISMFLIAGVGIGIGLPCLDALITEGIEKEERGTISSIYSSMRFIGVAAGPPIIAVLMKGATYWIFITLSGLSIIAAIVALIAIKPGTKSQN
- a CDS encoding 4Fe-4S binding protein — translated: MSILVNWIESLHHEIIVTSKCVRERNRKSTCGFCLEKCEHEAIVVKRNQLFIDTNKCTMCGECIIACPLSAIEGIVDNRAFDKGSLVFDSNYVPAIKEMLIYKKRGMTSIQAPLPISKDWEIVLFESNSQLQLLDESPFIMVEKVTEEVLSRRALFGSLQKEGKQLAKKMAPASWKMEKDDWKITKYYPNYQFYSVMLNIEKCTLCQACFTLCPEKLFHIKDSKLMIESEKCVNCTSCTDVCPENALEIVQEIKRKSEKQKNIHQKACKDCGHTFFTFDVETEKCHVCMNRDPDWLSPY
- a CDS encoding DMSO/selenate family reductase complex B subunit; the encoded protein is MEQIGFYINQSICQGCKACSVACKDKNNTKVGINFRRVYTKEEGAYIQEPNGGIVHNVTSYYFSIACNHCEQPACLKNCPTGAVVKRDEDGVVTIDQEICAGAQLCVSACPYGGPQYNKETFKSNKCNFCIDLQEKGEDPVCVATCPLGAIEFGPIEELRKKYGKIRQIKGMPSPSITKPNIVITPHRDAKLV
- a CDS encoding DMSO/selenate family reductase complex A subunit; translation: MSKDSPVKNLLANKMQRRTFLKWSGAFGVPVIAGGVGTKLLIDQQTEEKVASASDWDKVVSTCSINNCGGRCVIKAYVKDGVVVRVATDTQESGDPSIPPLRACVRGRNYRNLLYHPDRLKYPMKRVGKRGEGKFERISWKEAIETIASEIKRIGDTYGPESRYVNYASGQSWGLHSGRNSARKVLALTGGYLNYRNDYSSGAGNVATPYTYGTNNSGSSFDSLLHSKYIILWGQNPSEMIFSTPYREYLMGAKKNGAKIILIDPRYTDTAIAFADEWIPIKPTTDNAMMDAMGYVIVTEKLHDQAFLDKYCVGFDGDHMPEGISKEESLKSYLLGEKDGVPKTPEWAEKICGVPSEKIREVARNYATIKPAALIQGWAAQRQAYGEQFMRGGAQLACLTGNVGKLGGWAAGTGYWSRADIAYPFKVENPVKASIPCFLWTKAIEQGTEMTAADGLQGTDKLTTNIKLIFNMAGNMLVNQHADINKTTSLLEDESKVEFICVSDLFMTPSARYADIVLPGTTFFERYDIGVPWCFGDYVVFGDKTIEPLYECRNEYDVFTEVADKLGVKEQFTEGMTILDLVKESIKRTREELDPNFPTFEEFREKGVHHFKFDEPLVGFKAQIDDIENNPFETPSGKIELFSKTLWDMKQHEEIPALAKYISSWEGPEDPLIEKYPLQLISWHYKRRCHSTYDNMPWLEEAAKQEMWLNPKDAEKRGIKDGDKVQVFNDRGILMIDVKVTTRITPGVAGIPQGAWYTPDKAGTDQRGSVNVLTSQRPTPLAKSNPQLTNLVEVKKA
- a CDS encoding DUF6509 family protein, giving the protein MISLNITGHTVEKLVDPFGLLSGDRYEFFLELEIDEEDELFSDKGIGMKVLLVVDEKGSRISHYHLYERGTEKILDFALEEDEELLVFDYCKENIDT
- a CDS encoding cold-shock protein encodes the protein MAFGRRNDEEVKLEETKIWECNSEKCKCWIRDNFKSTEVPLCPICKSEMSQSTKELQVIHNHSKNFM
- a CDS encoding cold-shock protein; its protein translation is MNNGKVKWFNAEKGFGFIEADGGQDVFVHFSAIQSEGFKTLEEGQSVSFEIVEGARGPQAANVKAV
- a CDS encoding nucleoside hydrolase, whose product is MAYNVLLFTDPGIDDSFAIMYALLNPEINIVGIVSGYGNTPKEQSVKNTAYLIDLAGREDIPIIAGAAGPLSGEPVQFYPEIHGPEGLGPIKPPDSLQKVEIHDFNKILEIINEYKGNLIIVNVGRLTELALMFILYGNNALKDVTAFYIMGGAFLVPGNISAEAEANFFSDSIASNIVMEKAHNIYLYPLNVTNKAIITPDVIDFLSENSPTPFRPLLKPAFDYYFKAYQKNIPGIKGAPFHDVMPLMAITNPEIVRYIPKRVRVEEFGKGKGKSIADFRPKPDPEPPETLDYIGMEADIQKFVTNFMEVFLQGDFGKK